The following coding sequences lie in one Rutidosis leptorrhynchoides isolate AG116_Rl617_1_P2 chromosome 4, CSIRO_AGI_Rlap_v1, whole genome shotgun sequence genomic window:
- the LOC139843817 gene encoding uncharacterized protein — MAFHVACPITCRRICYCSLGFPQNEKGKHEFVDEIEKLKAFLDDPWLIKDEKRTVQVLVPKVIVAPSPAPPQVSVISKSAAAVDADAAAEMLSAQNKRVALQKQAAAASLVAEDFARAFESGEAEGITNDVAGDEQVLSNGKVMCRLCFSGEHVRSERARKMLSCKSCNKKYHRSCLKSWSHDRDLFHWSSWTCPSCRVCEVCRRTGDPNKLMFCKRCDGAYHCYCQHPPHKNVSRGPYLCPKHTKCHSCASTVPGNGSSLRWFLGYTCCDACGRLFVKGNYCPVCLKVYRDSESTPMVCCDICQRWVHCHCDGISDEKYMQFQVNNHLEYRCATCRGECYQIRDHEDAVQELWRRRDKAEQGLIASLRAAAGLPTQEEIFAISPYSDDEDDGPPVKKEYGHSLKFSLKGVVDKSPIKNKEYAKKSSNKKYGKDKGRIYGRTEQSDPQSYGSIPVDFKDEYEQLNRNGEADTSSITDGVWPVDQEMIPKHKLLKEVPVKTDGRILRDKMKSFRPHQVDPIQDIGNESVKSKNTKGPKLVIHLGSRNKNVANSPRSDASEKILTTSNGEKSSLGDTNNNNVGPPLVSHSSQKELKPLLRLKFKNPYSDDHSSWASPLEEDKSLVKGQRSKRKRPSSSSPMDNKSSSVKEDRGGGGQQDKDMMDAKWIIQKLGKHAIGKMVEVHHPSNNSWYKGTVIKVSEDTSNVTVTLEDGKAMNVDLGKQGIRFVSQKQRQ, encoded by the exons ATGGCCTTTCACGTCGCCTGCCCAATTACTTG TCGTCGAATTTGCTACTGCTCGCTAGGGTTTCCGCAGAACGAAAAGGGGAAACATGAATTCGTTGATGAAATTGAAAAATTGAAAGCTTTTTTAGACGATCCATGGTTGATTAAAGATGAAAAGAGAACTGTTCAGGTTCTTGTTCCGAAGGTTATTGTTGCACCATCTCCTGCACCGCCGCAGGTGTCGGTGATTTCGAAATCTGCGGCGGCTGTTGATGCCGATGCTGCGGCGGAGATGTTGTCGGCGCAGAATAAGCGTGTGGCGTTGCAGAAACAAGCTGCTGCTGCGTCTTTGGTGGCTGAGGATTTTGCCAGGGCGTTTGAATCTGGAGAGGCAGAG GGCATTACTAATGATGTTGCCGGAGATGAGCAAGTTCTTTCTAATGGGAAAGTGATGTGCCGCCTTTGCTTTTCTGGTGAACACGTTAGAAGTGAAAGAGCAAGGAAGATGTTGTCATGCAAAAGTTGTAACAAGAAGTATCACAGGAGCTGTTTGAAATCTTGGTCTCATGATCGAG ATTTATTTCATTGGAGCTCTTGGACATGTCCTTCATGTCGTGTGTGTGAG GTATGCCGAAGAACCGGTGATCCAAACAAACTCATGTTTTGCAAAAGGTGTGATGGTGCGTATCACTGTTATTGTCAGCACCCACCACACAAG AATGTGAGTAGAGGACCTTATTTGTGCCCCAAGCATACCAAGTGTCACAGCTGTGCATCTACAGTCCCTGGGAATGGTTCAAGTCTCAG GTGGTTTTTAGGGTATACTTGCTGTGATGCTTGTGGAAGATTGTTTGTCAAGGGGAATTATTGCCCTGTTTGTTTGAAG GTGTATAGAGACTCTGAATCGACACCCATGGTTTGTTGTGATATCTGTCAGCGTTGGGTGCATTGTCACTGTGATGGAATTAG TGATGAAAAGTACATGCAATTTCAAGTGAATAATCACCTGGAGTATAGATGTGCCACATGCCGTGGAGAATGCTACCAG ATTAGGGATCATGAAGATGCTGTTCAAGAGCTTTGGAGAAGAAGAGACAAAGCTGAGCAGGGTTTAATCGCTAGCTTAAGGGCCGCAGCTGGATTGCCAACTCAAGAAGAAATATTTGCGATTTCACCTTATTCTGACGATGAGGATGATGGACCTCCAGTAAAGAAAGAATACGGGCATTCACTCAAGTTCTCATTAAAAGGGGTAGTTGATAAATCTCCGATAAAGAATAAGGAATATGCAAAGAAATCTTCAAACAAGAAATATGGTAAAGATAAGGGACGTATATATGGTAGAACTGAACAAAGTGATCCGCAATCTTATGGATCCATTCCCGTCGATTTCAAAGATGAATATGAACAGTTGAATAGAAATGGAGAAGCTGATACTTCAAGTATTACCGATGGGGTGTGGCCGGTTGACCAAGAGATGATCCCAAAACATAAGCTTTTGAAGGAGGTTCCTGTTAAAACAGATGGTAGAATCTTGAGAGACAAAATGAAAAGCTTTAGGCCACATCAAGTGGACCCCATACAAGATATTGGAAATGAAAGTGTTAAATCTAAAAACACCAAAGGACCAAAGTTGGTTATACACTTGGGTAGCAGAAACAAAAATGTAGCAAATTCTCCAAGATCTGATGCATCGGAGAAAATTTTGACCACTTCCAATG GCGAAAAGTCTTCCCTCGgtgataccaataataataatgtgGGTCCACCTTTGGTTTCACATTCCTCACAAAAAGAGCTGAAGCCTTTATTGAGACTGAAATTCAAGAACCCGTATTCTGATGATCATAGTTCTTGGGCTTCTCCTTTAGAGGAAGATAAGAGTTTAGTTAAGGGTCAGAGGTCTAAGAGAAAGAGACCATCTTCTTCTTCTCCTATGGATAATAAATCGTCGTCTGTGAAGGAAGATAGAGGAGGAGGTGGACAACAGGACAAAGATATGATGGATGCAAAGTGGATAATTCAGAAATTGGGTAAACATGCAATTGGAAAGATGGTGGAAGTTCATCACCCATCCAATAATTCCTg GTACAAGGGAACCGTAATCAAAGTATCTGAAGACACATCTAATGTAACCGTTACTTTAGAAGACGGGAAGGCCATGAATGTTGATCTTGGCAAACAAGGAATTCGTTTCGTTTCACAAAAGCAGAGACAGTGA